In a single window of the Bactrocera dorsalis isolate Fly_Bdor chromosome 2, ASM2337382v1, whole genome shotgun sequence genome:
- the LOC115065896 gene encoding RNA polymerase II elongation factor Ell-like yields the protein MNMASKTHKISSYARAGGSELFLKERQRPNMNRGGAASAKIPNITSRKIRERLVHLLAFKAYTRIELNEILKREGSQECERRVMTTVLKDIAQLRHNTYSLRPRMWKEVDENWPYVTKEEQQQLKWFKEQNSRPPNSSDEVTSVSSCSPPQLEESDRLRAGDTLKRPCENNYVPQPTKQRKTEHTIDNKCLDKEDTYAKQPAIHAPASTNAAQLDNYDFSDYTEITNGAQRQQYKAAFDRDYEEYIILFQQIGELERSFGELGGMYLTALSNGSDRQSITKRIVASHNIISSQEGCMRQQRRDYLHAKLAHIKNLITVYDSKCAKEVALAMPKQHELMQERVNAEIVASTMQFPPAKNEGVSDFLGTDLAKIAEPDENPIINGYATTATTMQFPPAKNADILDFLGTDLALSESDSDDD from the coding sequence ATGAACATGGCATCCAAAACACATAAGATCAGCAGCTATGCACGCGCCGGCGGCAGTGAGTTATTTCTCAAAGAAAGGCAAAGACCCAACATGAATCGAGGAGGAGCTGCTTCAGCAAAAATACCAAATATTACGTCACGTAAAATACGTGAACGATTGGTTCATTTGCTGGCATTTAAGGCCTACACAAGAATCGAATTAAATGAAATCTTGAAGCGAGAGGGTTCACAGGAATGTGAGCGTCGAGTAATGACTACTGTGCTTAAAGACATAGCGCAGCTACGACATAACACGTACAGTTTGCGTCCACGGATGTGGAAGGAAGTGGACGAAAACTGGCCGTATGTGACGAAAGAAGAGCAGCAGCAACTCAAGTGGTTCAAAGAGCAGAATTCACGACCGCCAAATAGTTCGGACGAAGTGACCTCCGTTTCCAGCTGCAGTCCACCACAATTGGAAGAAAGCGATCGGCTAAGAGCAGGTGACACGCTGAAGCGCCCCTGTGAGAATAACTATGTACCACAACCGACAAAGCAGAGGAAAACAGAGCATACAATCGACAATAAATGTTTGGATAAAGAGGACACGTACGCCAAACAGCCTGCAATTCACGCGCCCGCCAGCACAAATGCCGCACAACTCGACAACTACGACTTCAGTGACTACACGGAGATCACAAATGGGGCGCAGCGTCAGCAGTATAAGGCTGCATTTGATCGAGACTATGAAGAATACATAATACTCTTTCAGCAGATCGGTGAGTTGGAACGCAGTTTCGGCGAACTTGGCGGTATGTATCTAACGGCGTTAAGTAACGGTTCCGACCGCCAGAGCATTACTAAGCGCATTGTGGCCTCCCATAACATCATCTCTAGCCAGGAGGGTTGTATGCGCCAGCAGCGTCGCGATTACTTACACGCAAAACTAGCACATATCAAAAACCTTATAACGGTCTATGATAGCAAATGTGCAAAAGAGGTAGCACTGGCAATGCCTAAGCAACATGAGTTGATGCAAGAGCGTGTGAACGCTGAAATAGTGGCCTCTACTATGCAGTTCCCACCCGCGAAAAACGAAGGAGTTTCCGATTTTCTGGGCACCGATTTGGCCAAAATAGCTGAACCCGACGAAAATCCGATCATAAACGGCTACGCGACAACAGCCACTACTATGCAATTTCCACCCGCAAAGAACGCAGACATTTTAGATTTTCTAGGCACCGATTTGGCGCTGTCGGAGAGCGACAGTGATGATGATTGA